The following is a genomic window from Strongyloides ratti genome assembly S_ratti_ED321, chromosome : 1.
aGAAAATGATGAATTTCTAATATAATCAAGGCTATGCTAGAATTAAAACTTTAGAAGTTATGGTCACTTGAAGTTAGAGGCGAAagtggggaatattttttgaaaaaaatcgCCTTTTGCGATAAAATGgaattatttgaaattaaataGACGATTCTAGACCAATTTTTTACGAAAAGTTGATTAAACCTAGTCTTATCTTCATAGGATGTCTCAAACTTGAGATATGACAAGAAATATAGCTTGAAAAACCTTTTCAAGAACGTGCTCATAACTCAGGCAAATGAGATCGTGGAAGCATAAAATTAGGTGCGCTGAACTTCTTATAAGTTTTTAGGCATAGCTTACgttgaaaagttttttataaaatcaacCCATCTTGAGATATGATAAGTGATATTTTTGCGCGCTTAATTctttgtcatcatttttttatatcttatgaagaattaaagatataaaaaaattttaaaggtAGACCCTAGATGAAAACTGATTAGAAGTCTATTACAGAAAATTGCTTCATTTTATCTTAAGTTTGAAGCAAGATATAAgaaaaggcggaaatttttctaaaatattcattgttctcgatattttatatctcaTCTAAAACATGTTGTAGAGTAATGGAATTAGAGCCAATGGCTTtctctataaaaattaatataaaagaaaaaatattcaaaagaatatcttcatttttgaaaaatttttaaatttgtcaAAGAATTTATGAATTTCGGACTTGATTTTTAACaactctttttttataatgtttcGAATATTGTTATGTATaacaacataaaaatattgcttTTTAAATGTACATTTATTAACAGTTAATCTATCggaacatttttttttaaatttaaatataatacctgttattattaaaatttttaaattatatttagaaCAAGTggatttttttgtttaaactCATGATGCACCatcttttaaaagatatataatgGATAAAAGTatgaattttaattttctgGTTTTGAATACTtcgaaaatttttaatcaaaattcaaaagataaatttttacaaattgtTAAGTTACACTAATTCCATAgcatctttttttaatttatatttttcatcattatctatttctttatttactttaatctttaaaaatattatacaattaacatgattttaataattagtATTTGTTTTGTAGAAACatattggtttttttttatcataatatgaCAGGTATTgtagaaatatataatttaacattagtattatattttattcataataaatttacatatacatctttttaatctttttataaaacagaTTTGTTATGAAATTTATTAAGTATAGGTTCATTGAAACATAAACATACATCATCATACATTTTTCTTATACAAATTGCGTACTGAAGTTCATTATTTTTGCAATATTCTATACAATCTGTATTTGgaagtataatattttcacaaatcccatatttattatgattaattccttttaataattgtattaaaaaacttataaaaattaataatttaggAAACACTTTcattttatgaataataatcaaattgttaattttttttataaattgttaaattttttatccatGAATAttcaagaaaattatttttttttaatatataacattattatatagataaaattattgtacaTATTCTCTTcgtatatatttgttataacattaaataaatagatatatatatatataaaatctaaatttattaaaaaatcttttttttacatatatttttctaattcgTTATACATTGCCAATACCAATGCGGCACCGACTCCTCTTATAGCATTCACCATTGCACCACTATAAAATGCTTTGAAACCCTCATTTAATAAGATATCTTTTGCACAGTgtattgaatttttataaactttatcTATTTTTCCTGATTGCATCATCATTCTTCTTCTAATAGTATCTAATGGATATGATATCATACCAGCTGAAAATGTTACTACCTGACCTAATATGAAAGCTTCAATAAAAggtaatttaatattttcaaatttatatgatttatttaattttcctTGTGATTTTCCATATAAACTTTTTCCTGAGTCAAAAAACCCGTAATAAGATCctctatataaaaaaatataagctAAACTTGGAGATAAACCACGATATAATCCTTGTATTCCATctactttaaatatttttttaacacaaTCAACCATTCCTTTAAATTCTCTATTTGTTTTTCTACCCATATCTATAGCAAGTCTAGTTCTAGCAAAATCTAATGGATAAATAATGGCAAATGTTGCAACTCCTGCAGCTCCACCAGCTGCCAAATTTTGGCATGTCAATTTTAAGACACTTGCCTCAGTAATATTTTCATTCACCAGAAATCGTCGAAAGATATCTTTAAAAGCAAAACCTAGAGATTCTTGAGATGTTGCTCGATAAATATTAACCATATTTCCTCTccaaaatgaaaaaaaaccTTGTTCTTTTGGTAAGCGTAAGAAACAATCAAACATTCCTTTATATCTTTCATTACTATTTATTGTAACTTGTGCTGTTTGAAgctataaatattaataataataataataataataataatattatatataattaaactaacttgaagtattaattttactCTTTCAACAGGAGCAATTATAGTTTTTGCCACAATAGCAGCCACAGCACCAGCACTAAGATCTTTTGAGACTTTTATTGTTctatcaataaatatttctccATACCCTTGTTTGGATGAGTCTCCATGAGAATTTAAAGCTGGAATTTGCAtggaataataaaattaaatttgaaaattacAATTGTCTGGTCCAATGTATGTTTgaatattagaaaaagtatgattttaatattagatattaatatattgttaatgtatatttat
Proteins encoded in this region:
- a CDS encoding ADP/ATP translocase 4 is translated as MCKLFVDNSLNSHGDSSKQGYGEIFIDRTIKVSKDLSAGAVAAIVAKTIIAPVERVKLILQLQTAQVTINSNERYKGMFDCFLRLPKEQGFFSFWRGNMVNIYRATSQESLGFAFKDIFRRFLVNENITEASVLKLTCQNLAAGGAAGVATFAIIYPLDFARTRLAIDMGRKTNREFKGMVDCVKKIFKVDGIQGLYRGLSPSLAYIFLYRGSYYGFFDSGKSLYGKSQGKLNKSYKFENIKLPFIEAFILGQVVTFSAGMISYPLDTIRRRMMMQSGKIDKVYKNSIHCAKDILLNEGFKAFYSGAMVNAIRGVGAALVLAMYNELEKYM